Part of the Sylvia atricapilla isolate bSylAtr1 chromosome 1, bSylAtr1.pri, whole genome shotgun sequence genome, TGGCAAAGCACTGACAGATGTTTATCCGATAATTAACAGATGGAGTCCCCAGTCTCCTTCAGTAGACTCCATATCTTTGATGCATGGACCAGATTCTTCAGTCCACAACCATAAACTGAGTAATTAACTATTTTCCGTAATATTTGTCACTGACAAACTTTATCAgtattgtttttgttttctttcaggtcATTGGtcaaaaaatactgaattttctaGGGCCCAAATTTGGCTTCTGGGGCACCTCTGTGAAGTAAGAACTCCTGCCATGTGTTGATTTCATGAAAAAAAGGTCAAATTAATTTGTGCTAGATATATTAGCATCTTCTAATGCATTATTAACTGGCTCCCATATGAACTATTTCCTCACTTTGATCAGCATTGGAACTGGGCTGTCAAGTCTGTAATTGTTTGTGTAAGTCTGTTTATGCTCTTTGGTACCACATTAGCTCCATTCTTTGAAATTGGTCTATTGATCTTCCTCCAGGATTTCACAAAATTTGAGATACTGATATTTGTCATAAAAGCTTCTGACTACCCTCTTCCTTAATTACTGTTGGAATGAAAGGGTTTTACCATCACTGTGTGATGTGGCACAAACACATCAACAGGccattttccacatttttcagCATAAGTATTTCATGCTGGTGCATTTCTAcataattgtttttttctcagccaTTAAAAACACCGCCCTTTATACTATTCTATGATCATTTGAATCCAAGTTTACAGCCCTTAAAAGAAGGAATTTAAGTGCCACTGCCCCATCTCCTCTGTTTGATATGTTTTAGACTGTGTAAATGTATGTTTTTGAAGCTTTAAggaacttaaatattttttcccagaataaaCAGTCCCTGTTACTTTTCATTATCCAAGCTACTTGTGTTAGTAAATAGGCaacttaaaaattcttttttcatctttatttgaTGTACTTTGTTCCTAAGAAAATTTAGGTTTTGGACTAAACctagaagagagaaaaaaattgcaattatcATCATCCCTACtgctcttaatttaaaaaacataatttaagtCTCCCCTCATTTCCCCTTAAAATTTCTATAATGAGCCAGTAAGCTATTCCAGACTGATTCCCAAACACTCAGAGGACGCATATGGTGCTGGGAAAGTGGAGTGATTTGTTTTACTGTGAGTAAGGAATCTTTCTGAGTGTAATTCAAGGCTCTGTGATTTTAATTCTAAGTCTGACAAGAAAATTATGAGCACCTGCAAgagcaaaataatgaaaaaacctACCCATATGCATGAATTAGAATTAGAACAGAGCAGAATAGAAATAGAATAGACTCTTtcagttggaagagacctgcaGTGATCATCTCATCCAACTGCCTGAGCAGTTCAGGACTAACCAAAAGTTAAAGAATGTTGCtaagggcattgtccaaatgcctcttaaatTCTGATAAGCCTGGGGCTTTGACAACCCCTCTAGGAAGCTTGTTCGTGTTTGACCTCCGTGtagtaaagaaatgcttcctagCATCCAGTTTAAATCTTACTTGACACAGCTTTGAGCCTTATCCACAAGTCCTATCACTGGATACTTAAAAGAAGAgaccagcagctccctctctgcttcccttcctCAGAAGTAGAGAGCAGTGAGGACACTCctcatcctccttttctccaaactaGACAATCCTAAAGTATGTAGTTGCTTCTCATTCTTTCCAGCCCTGGCTAATTGTCAGTAATATTGCAGTTGTACAGTGCATATGTAGCATtggcttaattttatttatgttaataTAAGCTCCTTTTCCTCAGACTTCAATCTGATGTAACTGGATCTAGTtgcaaatgaaggaaaaatttaGACTTCGCCTATTTTCCACTAAattgcaaagaagaaaaagaattctgctGACATAGCATCCTTTTTCATAAAACCTATATTTTGAGCTTAATTTTTTAGTGATTCTTTTGAATATAATCAAGAGAAGGAACTCCTGGGTGTTATAAAATAGAAGTATTTTCCCATTCTCTGAGAAATATCCAACATTTACAATAGCAGCATATCCTTTAGTGCCCATAACCCAGTAATTTGCCCATAAATGCAATTTTCGTAATCATATCCTCGACAGATGAGGGTTTCTGTAGTTCTTCCAAGAAATGGGAAATCTGAGACCACttctgaggaggagcagaggagtcTCCGAAGACTGAACTCTGGTGTGAGGTTAGAAGACGTGGGTAGAGACTGCCATTCTCTCAGTGAaagccttttcctctgcttgggTTTCCAGTGCTGACTGGGGGGCCGCTCAGCGGGACCTACAGGCTGCGTCAGATTCACTTCCACTGGGGATCCAATGATGAAGCTGGCTCTGAGCACACGGTGGATGGGATGAAGTATGCGGCAGAGGTAAGGCTGTACGTGGAGTCATCCGTCCCTCTAAGTTTGTGACAAGTTTTCCATTGCAAGAATAatgttgcattttctgttcctgcttttcATCTTCCCTGCATTTTATCGAAAGACAAATGGTCTTCCTGAGGTGTTGCATGTTTGGTCCTTTCTTAAAGGAGAACCTCTTTGAAAGCTTTGGAGAGGATTAAAAAAGGAGTACAGAAGACAAGAGCTTGATAAGAGCAGACCTAATGTTCAAGAGTTATTTTAAACTTTGTCTTTCATTGTTTCTTCCTTGGAGAACATTTTCAAAGTCATCTTCAATGACAAACCACAAAATTACTGGATTTGAGGCCTGTGTAGTGTAAAGTTTATGCAAGATTTAGGAATGTTGCATTCTGTGATGCACTTAACAATGTGGTGGTTATGACTTTGAGAACCACGCTTTAATATCTGTGGGATGACTGCTGCCTATGGGATGCCTGCTGTCTGTGGGGTACTGTGCTTCAGTGGAGGTGGTGTGCCACAGGGAGAAGTGCCCCATCTGCTCTGGCATGGAGCATCCACTCCTGCTCTGTCTCCTTTGGTGCATTTGAGTAATCTGCAGGAGAAAGTTCTCAGTATGAGATTTCTCTTTGAAAGTGGAAGTAACATGGAATATTTTCAGGAGATtgagatatttaaaaacatACGATTCAGACAGTGTCAGAGTTTTCTGGgattaaaaagaagtaaaaagtgtaaaaataaatggaCAAATAAAAGCCATAAtactacagaagaaaaatatgtatgcACTGTGGTGTGATCAGATTTTACTGGAAATGCTATAAGAGATacaagtcaggaaaaaaagatcGGTTTTCTAACACTAATGGGGAAAAGTGACATTTCCAGTGTTTAAAGGCTTATGTTTTCCACAGGAACCAGGTGAGATGGAATATAAAGAATTAATAGAGGTGCTTTAAAGCCATTAAGTACCAACCCCAAATTTCTAGCTGAGAAAATATGTTTCCCATCTAAGAATCcaaatggaaggagaaaatgtCTCTGAATTTCTAGCCAGTCTAAAAGCCTTTCTGTTACCTGTTGGTTGGGTAACCCTCCACAAGAAGCTCTCTTGATATCATTTTGGCTTTGGGATAAGAAACTCAGAATTAAAACCAAGGATTCTGAATATTGttcacacaaaagaaaatacctcGGAAGGAGACACGAAGATGGTTTCAGTGCTCACCTTTGTAAGGAAGATGTGCAAGGTTTCAAGAAAAAGCGTCGACTGAattgaaaaaagaattaaagtaCAGGTAAGGAAGACTCCAAGGTTTGGCCCTTAAGCCCACCAGGAAGCAGAAGGGATCCATGGCTCCATTCTCTGTGACAACATACAGTCTGATCAAGGTCTCTTCACAAGCTGCAGTAACACAGCAGTGGTAAGATGGGATATATTCCTTAGAGAGAAGTCACAAGCCATTGAGAACGGGTCTGTACCCAAAAGTGTCCCACACTCTGTTTGGGGGTTCTGGAAGGCTTAccttcttgggttttgtttttttttttttttttggcaaagctATGATGAGGAGGTGGGAGTGGGCTTTTAGTAGCtgtggcatttttcttttcgttctttgttgggttgtttttggtgatttttttcccccaaatctacaataaaagtaatttctgactAAGAGTATCTGTTTCCTTTTTGCATAtgtaaaaattgtttaaaagttGTTCGACATAGGTTCTGTGAACTTATAATAGGGAGCAGTGCAGACACTATGAGCCCCAGGATACTGATGCACTTGAGAAAGGTTTAGTGGACCATGTTCTCCTCCTGGTTTAGTGTATAATATTCTTAGCAACTTTCCTTCAAGGATCTCTAAAGCTGTGAACCAACATACTCATCGTGGCTTGTCCATTTATTATTATTGATGACAGTTATAGAGATTCCTTACTTGCTGCAAGTAATATTTCAGCACTTTAGAACCCAAATGCTTAACAAACATTGATATCAAGTAAAGTTCCATTTTATAGATATGGAAAATTGAAACTTATAGAGGTTAGGCAAGGATTgatatttataataaaaatctTCATACTCCTGGATCCCTGTTTCAACCATGCAGTTGTGGTGCTTCATGTAGAAATCCTTTAAAGCAGGTTTCAGCTTTCCTAAATTGTTCTTACTTTCCTTGTCTTGTAGGTGCTGTATTCCAAAAggaagctttttgttttcatgggTTCATCCCAGTTTAAGTCATTCAATGAGTTGCTTTTCAGCATTCTTGAAGTTCCAAATCTGAAAAGATCGTCACCAATTTTAGAAAAGCCAATCTCACACCCTGCTTCTGAGCATATTTAACTAAAAACTATGTGTAATAAGATTTACTAATCCATCAAGGATATCTGAAAGTAATTAATGTTTGTGAAGTACTTAGAGTTAACTGCTGTGTGAGTGTGCTCTCTCCAATTTGGCAGTCAGACCATGGCTCAAGGCTGAAACAACCTGGCACTTCCTGGGAATCAGGAGTTTCCATCATGAAGTGTGGGCTGGAACTTGGAAACCTGATTTAACAGGAGGGACTTAAGTGGCATGGGAATAGACATCACaggcttttcctcttccctcctgaCTGGGTAGTGTCTTTAAGATTCTTAAGCAAATATGACAGGACACTTCCAGAATAAGGCATGTTGGAAATGCAAATGCTCAAACCTGAGATAATAAAGCTGCTTGTAAGGGCATCACTACTGGTAGTCatagaaaataacatttgaaaagtgtcagaaaggaaatgctgatgTTCCCTTAAGCTAAACAAGGGAAAAGGGGTCAGTGCAAGTTTAATGTGTGTTTGCCTGTTTTCTAGCTATTTATGTGGATGATTAATGTTGCTGAAAGCttgattaaagaaaaagaggagtAAAATACTAATGACATCCTCATGAATTtcaatcactttttaaaatcagctgtactaaaaatggatttaaaaccTCTAGTTATATAACCATTGgccttttttttgtcttctcaatTCAAAATCCAGGGGCCTAACAGCAATTTGACAGGCACTGTGGTGGGCTGATTGCTGCtaaatttttaataatctcAGCCACTGGAAATGCTTTTGTCATTTGTGTGAACTACATATTTACTGATTTCATGAAATATCTGTATTTAGAACACTGAATGATTCTGCATATAAAAGAGTGAAAGAGTGTCAATCCCAGTAAAGTTCAGTAATATTCATTTGCCACTACTTGAGTTCAGCGAGAGTTGATGCTGTCTGTGTCTCTTGCTTTTCAGCTTCACGTGGTTCATTGGAATGCAGAGAAGTATTCCAGTTTTGTTGAGGCAGCTTGTCAGTCAGATGGACTAGCAGTCATGGCTGTATTTCTGAAGGTGAGAAAGCTTCAGCCCTCATAATAAAGCTGCATTATAAGCCTAAAGAGATACTTGTGATGGTTGATGTAATTATTGCTAAAGAGATACTTATTTTATACTTATTTCCTTCATAGAGTTTAGCTGCCAATATAGAAAGCTGTGCTTcctttaagaataaaaatatcagcCTAACAGATTTTTCAAGACAGTCAGACTCTTCAGATTGCCTAGTCTGCAAGCCCACGCAACATTAGATGTGGAACTTAATTCAGCTGCTTCTATTTGGATCCCAGTATCTTGTTCTTGATTGGCATGTTCTTTAGGGGGACAGCTTGATTTCAAGGTTCCTTTAATGTCTTGTTTCTGAGCTGGTAGTTTCttctagaaaataataataatttaaaaatacaaaaccagaagCTGGAGAATTCCCTAATGATGATTTTATACCTTTTTGCCTTCTATACACGTTCTAAGATTAAATTCGTGCGACAACTTCGCTGACTTCTGTATGAAGAAGCGGATGGGGAGTTCCTACAATCTATGGCAAAAGAAAGGGCTTTGGTCAATTCTATGATTTCTGGTGGCTGACACAGCTTCCTGACAACAGCTAGTGCTGGTGCTGACACAGTCAGAGAGCCATTCCATGTAGCAGTTGCAAAGAACTGCTTCAGCAATTCAGTAATTCCATCTTTCGAGTTTGCATTTCAGTGGCTCAAGGGAAGTGTTACTGGATTTCTTAGCACACAAATTCTGTTTGGAATGTTCTTAtataaaaccagcattttcaATGTTATAAGCAGTTTAGATTTCTGATGTTAGTCTGTAACTTTTCATATGCTGGatattaaaatatgaaagagaAATGGTTTCTATTCCCCTGCAGTGCAAATTTGTAATTCTTTTGTACCTGAAATAATTACTATGACAAGCCAGAATAATATCAGCAAGGGAGTGGATATTCTTTATGACCAGTATTATATCTAAGGACCATCTAGTCACAGGCTTATACTCACAAAATGCATCTGGTCTTACAGTCACTTCAGTTATATAAAGCAGTTTCACTATGCGTTtacttttcattaatttttgttgcttttctctggaactccactgtttttttttttctttggtcttAAAAGATTGGTGAATGCAACCCTCAACTGAACAAGATTACTGACCGCTTGGACACCATCAGAATCAAGGTGAACAAGTGCTTCTAAAAGAATACTAGCTAATATTGGTGGTTGCTTTTGTTGGGATGTGGTTTattttggtaggtttttttatttttgaaacctGGCTGCTACTCCCTGCATCTTCATGTTTCTTTACCTCTAAGCAATTGATACCTGATTTGAGACAGTTTATGTGCATTCTGTTTAAGTTGAAAACTGGgtagacaaaaaaataatttttacattgtAAAAGATATGGGGAAAATGCTAATTCCTCAGAGAACCCAGTCTTGGATAAATCTGTTGCTATGAGGATAGTAACAGGGGAAAAACATACTTTATGGAAAGTTGtaaaaaaaatgagggaaagaCTTCCTTCCCTGTTTTGCTGAGGTACAGAGTGAGAAATAACCTATTATTTGTGTGAGAAAAATCAGCCAGACTCTCAACATGGTGTTTCAGACTGGTATCTCTGGCCTGGTGTCCAGTACAGGGAGAAGCAGAAGTAACTCCTGGGAGGAGTGTGGAGGGAAGCAAGTGGCAGTAACCTGTGTGGTAACTCTGCCCGCCCCACAGAGACCACACTGAAAGTCTAAcatcttctgccttttccccacAACTTCCATCTCATGGTCACCTGTAACTTTGGGGAGCCTGTGCTAACATACCTTTCATGGTGTCCTGCTGGCATTGAGGAAAGTCACAGCAAAGCTGTCTCTGAGGTAAGACCTCAGAAGGGCAGTGATGAGGACCTCCTGTCATCACCCAGGAGGCTGCCAGCCCAACTGATAGTGAAACAGGCTCTACCTCCTTTGGCATGATTTACCTTGGCCTCttgcttttaaataatgttgccctggtatttctttttcttttatttctttccaggggaaaaaagccctaTTCACAAACTTTGATCCCAGCTGTCTGCTTCCCAAGTCCCTGGACTACTGGACTTACTTTGGCTCTCTCACTGTTCCACCTCTTCTTGAGAGTGTCATCTGGATTGTTCTGAGAGAGCCCATAAGTGTTTGTTCTGAACAGGTATCTTTGGATTTTTCACTGCTATAGAAATGTTACTTTTGTAAGAACTGAAATTGTAAATGCCACCCAAAATTACAGTTTTTCGCAGATCTTGGCACTGCAAACCTTACAAGATTTTCAAAAGCCAAAATTTCTATATCAAATTTATTCTAACTAGTTGTCTTTCTTGATGTAACACCTATTAAATTCATTCAAATACATTCGTTTTTATAAAGAACCTGCATACTCTAAAAATTAATaagcaaaattaattcataaggaagttaaagaataaaatagttATGGTGATGCTTAGAAATTCTGGAATTCTAATTGATTTAATTATTTGCATATCCTGCTCATACCTCATCTTCCGCATTTTTATGTGGCAGACAAATAGTAAATTTCTTCTTACATTCTAAATACATAAAACTTGATGAATTTACTAGAATGGTGAAAAGGGAATACTGTTGTAATAACTTGGAGTTATGCTAGTCTGTTTTAGAAAAGCTGTGATTCGACATAAAAGAGTCTATTTACATTTCTCGTTAAAGCTTCATGCTGTATCTTAATTTGGCAACAGTGACACCCAGCGGGCTAATCTTAGGTGCAAAGTATTTCTGAGTAGAGATCTCATACTTTGCAGAAATGGTGACTTCAGTCTTTGCTAAAAATGTTAAGGCTGTTCCCTGAATGGGTTGCTTGTTAGGAAACTGcaaatttctggttttaattgagttgaagtaatttatttgctcaatttgtgtatttttctcatCTGTATCACTTTCTGATTCCCCTCAATCTGGCTTTGTAAGGCTTACTGCAATACGTATAGCTCTCGGACTGAAAACTTGTATTAAGGTATCAGCTTTCCAAAAATAAGTCATTAAAAGCTTCTTATTTGGGCAAAAATATGATTAATACATTCTAAAATGTGGAGTGCCGTGAACAGCCCTGAATAGCAGGCTCAGAGAACATGGTGTGGGAAAGTGTCAAGTATAGTGATCCTTTACTGGTTTTTCATAAACTTTAGTTATATCTTACGTATTAAAGTAGAAATTGCTATATTCTTATCAATATAAACATGCACGCAGCTCAAGTGTTTGTTTCCAGTAATATCCATCATTGTGATTGATCAGTCAGCACCATGACTGATATTGTTCTACCATTTAATTTTACTCCTCGAGTTTGTATTTCTTCAGGGATTTAGAGTTTACTATGGACTTTTTGTTGCACTTTTCAggttgaaagaaattaaaaatagcttttaagtGTTTGGAAATTTACAGGACCCTGAATTACAAACTTTACCTTCAGCATGGAGTGAAGCAAGATAGCATTGACCTTTTCTGCTCTTAATGTCATTATGATGCAATGTGCCATTCAACTAAATGCTCGGTTATAATGGAATGGCTTTTCT contains:
- the LOC136369917 gene encoding carbonic anhydrase 13-like isoform X5 produces the protein MLHWGYDEHNGPAHWKEVFPVANGDRQSPIDIKTEETKYDPSLRPLNPSYDPASAKIILNNGHSTSVEFDDTVNKSALELGCQVCNCLLLTGGPLSGTYRLRQIHFHWGSNDEAGSEHTVDGMKYAAELHVVHWNAEKYSSFVEAACQSDGLAVMAVFLKIGECNPQLNKITDRLDTIRIKGKKALFTNFDPSCLLPKSLDYWTYFGSLTVPPLLESVIWIVLREPISVCSEQLAKFRSLLSTAEDEVACCLLRNFRPPQPLRGREVRRN
- the LOC136369917 gene encoding carbonic anhydrase 13-like isoform X2; this encodes MLHWGYDEHNVLTGGPLSGTYRLRQIHFHWGSNDEAGSEHTVDGMKYAAELHVVHWNAEKYSSFVEAACQSDGLAVMAVFLKIGECNPQLNKITDRLDTIRIKGKKALFTNFDPSCLLPKSLDYWTYFGSLTVPPLLESVIWIVLREPISVCSEQLAKFRSLLSTAEDEVACCLLRNFRPPQPLRGREVRRN
- the LOC136369917 gene encoding carbonic anhydrase 13-like isoform X4 — translated: MKYAAELHVVHWNAEKYSSFVEAACQSDGLAVMAVFLKIGECNPQLNKITDRLDTIRIKGKKALFTNFDPSCLLPKSLDYWTYFGSLTVPPLLESVIWIVLREPISVCSEQLAKFRSLLSTAEDEVACCLLRNFRPPQPLRGREVRRN
- the LOC136369917 gene encoding carbonic anhydrase 13-like isoform X3; the protein is MLTGGPLSGTYRLRQIHFHWGSNDEAGSEHTVDGMKYAAELHVVHWNAEKYSSFVEAACQSDGLAVMAVFLKIGECNPQLNKITDRLDTIRIKGKKALFTNFDPSCLLPKSLDYWTYFGSLTVPPLLESVIWIVLREPISVCSEQLAKFRSLLSTAEDEVACCLLRNFRPPQPLRGREVRRN
- the LOC136369917 gene encoding carbonic anhydrase 13-like isoform X1 yields the protein MLHWGYDEHNGPAHWKEVFPVANGDRQSPIDIKTEETKYDPSLRPLNPSYDPASAKIILNNGHSTSVEFDDTVNKSVLTGGPLSGTYRLRQIHFHWGSNDEAGSEHTVDGMKYAAELHVVHWNAEKYSSFVEAACQSDGLAVMAVFLKIGECNPQLNKITDRLDTIRIKGKKALFTNFDPSCLLPKSLDYWTYFGSLTVPPLLESVIWIVLREPISVCSEQLAKFRSLLSTAEDEVACCLLRNFRPPQPLRGREVRRN